A portion of the Pseudarthrobacter defluvii genome contains these proteins:
- a CDS encoding isopenicillin N synthase family dioxygenase: MSRDQGAIPVLDLGSARLPYGSFRPEFIEQLRHATHDVGFFQVTGYGGRPGQAEELLGTVRRFFDLPLEERMKLDNRLSPHFRGYTRMGTEVTQGRADAREQIDYSPEREPVRDYPADQPYWLLQGPNLWPDETFPELKTAAMEWADLMSGVGMELLRAIAVSLHLPEDYFDEPFRDSPAWMGKLVHYVGGVVEEAGDQGVGSHADYGFVTLLLQDEVGGLEVLPPGTTEWLPVEPLPGALVVNLGEMLEVATEGYLAATIHRVQAPPPGVDRYSVPFFWSPRLDAVIEPVPLAPDLKAAARGITDDPANPLLASFGMNMLKGRMRAHPDVTERHYPELLKR, from the coding sequence ATGTCACGCGACCAGGGAGCAATACCTGTTCTGGATTTAGGTTCCGCACGGCTGCCTTACGGGTCTTTTCGCCCTGAGTTTATTGAGCAGCTGCGGCACGCCACCCACGATGTTGGCTTCTTCCAAGTCACGGGATATGGCGGCCGGCCGGGCCAGGCCGAAGAGCTCCTGGGCACTGTCCGGCGCTTCTTCGACCTGCCGCTTGAGGAGCGGATGAAGCTGGACAACCGCCTTTCCCCGCATTTCCGCGGCTACACCCGGATGGGCACGGAGGTGACCCAGGGCAGGGCGGACGCCCGCGAGCAGATTGACTACTCACCGGAGCGCGAGCCTGTCAGGGATTATCCGGCCGACCAGCCCTACTGGCTGCTGCAGGGCCCCAACCTCTGGCCGGATGAAACCTTCCCGGAGCTGAAGACTGCCGCGATGGAGTGGGCGGACCTGATGTCCGGGGTGGGGATGGAACTGCTGCGGGCCATCGCTGTCTCCCTGCATCTGCCCGAGGACTATTTCGACGAGCCTTTTCGGGATTCGCCTGCGTGGATGGGCAAGCTGGTGCACTACGTAGGCGGTGTGGTGGAAGAAGCCGGCGACCAGGGCGTTGGATCCCACGCCGATTACGGCTTCGTGACGCTCCTGCTGCAGGATGAGGTGGGCGGCCTTGAAGTACTGCCGCCCGGGACCACCGAGTGGCTGCCGGTGGAACCGCTGCCCGGAGCGTTGGTGGTAAACCTCGGCGAGATGCTGGAAGTTGCCACCGAGGGGTACCTCGCGGCGACCATCCACCGTGTGCAGGCGCCTCCGCCCGGCGTGGACCGCTACTCGGTGCCGTTCTTTTGGTCGCCACGGCTGGACGCGGTCATTGAACCGGTGCCGCTGGCTCCTGACCTGAAGGCGGCTGCCCGGGGAATCACCGATGACCCCGCCAACCCGCTCCTGGCTTCCTTCGGCATGAACATGCTCAAAGGCCGGATGCGTGCGCACCCGGACGTCACCGAACGGCACTATCCAGAGTTACTGAAGCGCTAA
- a CDS encoding MmcQ/YjbR family DNA-binding protein, giving the protein MDPSALREICLSFPGTYEDFPFGPETSVFKVRAHIAGGTRHEAKLFALSSMDQADFYVNLKCEPALAVQLRAVHPAITGAWHMNKTHWNGIRLDGSLPDGMVRDMVEDSYDLVVAGLSRKQQEQLGWAGLERTGGND; this is encoded by the coding sequence ATGGACCCAAGTGCGCTGCGGGAGATCTGCCTGTCTTTCCCGGGAACCTATGAGGATTTCCCCTTCGGGCCCGAAACCTCGGTGTTCAAGGTCCGCGCCCACATTGCCGGCGGGACCCGCCACGAGGCCAAGCTGTTTGCCCTGTCCTCCATGGACCAGGCCGACTTCTACGTGAACCTGAAGTGCGAACCGGCCCTGGCCGTGCAGCTGCGCGCAGTGCACCCGGCCATCACCGGCGCATGGCACATGAACAAAACCCACTGGAATGGCATCCGACTTGACGGCTCGCTGCCGGACGGGATGGTCCGGGACATGGTGGAGGACTCCTATGACCTTGTGGTGGCAGGCTTGAGCCGGAAGCAACAGGAGCAACTGGGGTGGGCAGGCCTCGAGAGGACAGGCGGCAATGACTGA
- a CDS encoding DUF1990 family protein codes for MTEEGQVPGKLGYPGVGSTEQGSAPQGYDRVLEEARLGTGLDVYRRVADGILGWELQRWAGLRVRADSPRAVPGAHVVSGFGVGPFRLPAPCQVVWVHEPAPDGVPQSAGFGYGTLPGHPARGEESFEVEINSQGEVWLRIRAFSKPSNWFYAAGGPVTRATQRYVTSRYIEGARSLAAEGKTK; via the coding sequence ATGACTGAAGAGGGACAGGTTCCGGGCAAGCTCGGATACCCCGGTGTGGGGAGCACGGAGCAGGGCAGCGCTCCGCAAGGCTACGACCGAGTCCTGGAGGAGGCCCGCCTGGGCACTGGACTGGACGTTTACAGGCGGGTGGCGGACGGCATCCTGGGCTGGGAACTGCAGCGGTGGGCAGGGCTCCGGGTCCGGGCCGATTCGCCGCGGGCCGTCCCCGGGGCACACGTGGTGAGCGGATTCGGCGTCGGGCCCTTCCGCCTGCCCGCACCCTGCCAAGTGGTGTGGGTCCACGAGCCGGCCCCCGACGGTGTTCCCCAATCCGCCGGCTTCGGATACGGCACACTGCCTGGCCACCCCGCCCGCGGGGAGGAATCATTCGAGGTGGAGATCAACAGCCAGGGGGAGGTGTGGCTGAGGATCCGTGCCTTCAGCAAGCCCTCCAACTGGTTCTATGCGGCCGGCGGCCCGGTCACCCGGGCGACGCAGCGCTACGTTACTTCCCGGTACATTGAAGGAGCACGCAGTCTCGCCGCGGAAGGAAAAACCAAGTGA